From the genome of Mustela lutreola isolate mMusLut2 chromosome 16, mMusLut2.pri, whole genome shotgun sequence, one region includes:
- the PRODH2 gene encoding hydroxyproline dehydrogenase isoform X2, with amino-acid sequence MLRTCRVLCSQAGPSAGGWKPLNFDGGAFHLKGTGELTRALLVLRLCAWPPLVTHGLALQAWSRRLLGSRLSGAFLRASIYGQFVAGETADEVKGCVQQLQALGLRPLLAVPTEEEPDSAVKTGEAWYEGNFSAMLRCVDLSRGLLETPGPTGNILMQLKVTALTSARLCKELTSCIRKPGASLELSPERLAEAMDSGQDLQVSCLSAEQNRHLQASLSRLHRVHARAQHVRLLVDAEYTFLNPALSLLVDALARRWNSPGEGGPWVWNTYQAYLKDTHERLRQAAEAADRSGLAFGVKLVRGAYLDKERQVARHQGTEDPTQPDYEATSRSYSRCLELMLTHVSHRGPMCHLMVASHNEESVRQATKRMWELGIPLDGPVCFGQLLGMCDHVSLALGQAGYAVYKSIPYGSLEEVIPYLIRRAQENRSVLQGARREQKLLSQELRRRVLGRGLRVPH; translated from the exons ATGCTTCGGACCTGTCGTGTGCTCTGTTCCCAAGCTGGACCCTCCGCTGGGGGCTGGAAGCCCTTGAATTTTGATGGAGGGGCTTTTCACCTCAAAGGCACAGGAGAACTGACCCGAGCTTTGCTGGTGCTGCGGCTGTGTGCCTGGCCCCCTCTGGTCACACATGGCCTGGCg CTCCAGGCCTGGTCTCGGCGACTCCTGGGCTCCCGGCTCTCGGGTGCCTTTCTCCGAGCGTCTATCTACGGGCAGTTTGTGGCTGGTGAGACAGCAGACGAGGTGAAGGGCTGTGTCCAACAGCTCCAGGCCCTAGGCCTCCGGCCCCTGCTGGCAGTACCCACTGAAGAGGAGCCAGACTCAGCTGTCAAGACGGG TGAGGCCTGGTATGAAGGGAACTTCAGTGCTATGCTTCGGTGTGTGGACCTGTCACGTGGCCTCCTGGAGACCCCTGGCCCGACTGGGAACATCCTCATGCAGCTGAAGGTGACAGCGCTGACCAGCGCTCGGCTCTGT AAGGAGCTAACCTCCTGCATCAGAAAACCAGGGGCTTCCTTGGAGCTGAGCCCCGAGAGGCTGGCAGAAGCCATGGACTCTGGGCAG gaTCTCCAGGTCTCCTGCCTCAGCGCAGAGCAGAACCGGCATCTCCAGGCCTCTCTGAGCCGCCTGCACCGGGTG CACGCCCGGGCCCAGCACGTGAGGCTCCTGGTGGACGCTGAGTACACCTTCCTGaaccccgctctctctctgctggtGGATGCCCTGGCCAGGCGCTGGAACAGCCCTGGGGAAGGCGGGCCCTGGGTGTGGAACACTTACCAGGCCTATCTGAAG GACACACACGAGCGGCTGAGGCAGGCCGCGGAGGCCGCTGACAGGTCTGGCCTGGCCTTCGGAGTCAAGTTGGTACGAGGGGCATATCTGGACAAGGAGAGACAGGTGGCTCGGCACCAAGGGACAGAAGACCCCACTCAGCCAGACTATGAGGCTACCAGTCGGAG TTACAGCCGCTGTCTGGAGCTGATGCTGACCCATGTGTCCCACCGTGGCCCCATGTGCCACCTCATGGTGGCTTCCCACAATGAAGAATCTGTTCGCCAGGCAACCAAGCG CATGTGGGAGCTGGGCATTCCTCTGGACGGGCCTGTCTGTTTTGGACAACTTCTAGGGATGTGTGACCACGTCTCCTTGGCACTGG GGCAGGCCGGCTATGCGGTGTATAAGTCCATCCCTTATGGTTCCCTGGAGGAGGTGATCCCCTATCTGATCCGGAGGGCCCAGGAGAACCGGAGCGTGCTGCAGGGTGCCCGCAGGGAACAGAAGCTGCTCAGCCAAGAACTTCGGAGGAGAGTGCTGGGTCGGGGCCTGAGGGTACCCCATTAG
- the PRODH2 gene encoding hydroxyproline dehydrogenase isoform X1: protein MLRTCRVLCSQAGPSAGGWKPLNFDGGAFHLKGTGELTRALLVLRLCAWPPLVTHGLALQAWSRRLLGSRLSGAFLRASIYGQFVAGETADEVKGCVQQLQALGLRPLLAVPTEEEPDSAVKTGEAWYEGNFSAMLRCVDLSRGLLETPGPTGNILMQLKVTALTSARLCKELTSCIRKPGASLELSPERLAEAMDSGQDLQVSCLSAEQNRHLQASLSRLHRVVQHARAQHVRLLVDAEYTFLNPALSLLVDALARRWNSPGEGGPWVWNTYQAYLKDTHERLRQAAEAADRSGLAFGVKLVRGAYLDKERQVARHQGTEDPTQPDYEATSRSYSRCLELMLTHVSHRGPMCHLMVASHNEESVRQATKRMWELGIPLDGPVCFGQLLGMCDHVSLALGQAGYAVYKSIPYGSLEEVIPYLIRRAQENRSVLQGARREQKLLSQELRRRVLGRGLRVPH, encoded by the exons ATGCTTCGGACCTGTCGTGTGCTCTGTTCCCAAGCTGGACCCTCCGCTGGGGGCTGGAAGCCCTTGAATTTTGATGGAGGGGCTTTTCACCTCAAAGGCACAGGAGAACTGACCCGAGCTTTGCTGGTGCTGCGGCTGTGTGCCTGGCCCCCTCTGGTCACACATGGCCTGGCg CTCCAGGCCTGGTCTCGGCGACTCCTGGGCTCCCGGCTCTCGGGTGCCTTTCTCCGAGCGTCTATCTACGGGCAGTTTGTGGCTGGTGAGACAGCAGACGAGGTGAAGGGCTGTGTCCAACAGCTCCAGGCCCTAGGCCTCCGGCCCCTGCTGGCAGTACCCACTGAAGAGGAGCCAGACTCAGCTGTCAAGACGGG TGAGGCCTGGTATGAAGGGAACTTCAGTGCTATGCTTCGGTGTGTGGACCTGTCACGTGGCCTCCTGGAGACCCCTGGCCCGACTGGGAACATCCTCATGCAGCTGAAGGTGACAGCGCTGACCAGCGCTCGGCTCTGT AAGGAGCTAACCTCCTGCATCAGAAAACCAGGGGCTTCCTTGGAGCTGAGCCCCGAGAGGCTGGCAGAAGCCATGGACTCTGGGCAG gaTCTCCAGGTCTCCTGCCTCAGCGCAGAGCAGAACCGGCATCTCCAGGCCTCTCTGAGCCGCCTGCACCGGGTGGTCCAG CACGCCCGGGCCCAGCACGTGAGGCTCCTGGTGGACGCTGAGTACACCTTCCTGaaccccgctctctctctgctggtGGATGCCCTGGCCAGGCGCTGGAACAGCCCTGGGGAAGGCGGGCCCTGGGTGTGGAACACTTACCAGGCCTATCTGAAG GACACACACGAGCGGCTGAGGCAGGCCGCGGAGGCCGCTGACAGGTCTGGCCTGGCCTTCGGAGTCAAGTTGGTACGAGGGGCATATCTGGACAAGGAGAGACAGGTGGCTCGGCACCAAGGGACAGAAGACCCCACTCAGCCAGACTATGAGGCTACCAGTCGGAG TTACAGCCGCTGTCTGGAGCTGATGCTGACCCATGTGTCCCACCGTGGCCCCATGTGCCACCTCATGGTGGCTTCCCACAATGAAGAATCTGTTCGCCAGGCAACCAAGCG CATGTGGGAGCTGGGCATTCCTCTGGACGGGCCTGTCTGTTTTGGACAACTTCTAGGGATGTGTGACCACGTCTCCTTGGCACTGG GGCAGGCCGGCTATGCGGTGTATAAGTCCATCCCTTATGGTTCCCTGGAGGAGGTGATCCCCTATCTGATCCGGAGGGCCCAGGAGAACCGGAGCGTGCTGCAGGGTGCCCGCAGGGAACAGAAGCTGCTCAGCCAAGAACTTCGGAGGAGAGTGCTGGGTCGGGGCCTGAGGGTACCCCATTAG